In Deltaproteobacteria bacterium CG11_big_fil_rev_8_21_14_0_20_49_13, the following proteins share a genomic window:
- the glgC gene encoding glucose-1-phosphate adenylyltransferase: MPNVIAFVLAGGEGTRLRPLTQDRAKPAVPFGGRYRIIDFVLSNLVNSGIYKIKVLTQFKSESLNRHLKKGWFISPILDQYIDPVPAQMRTGNTWYQGSADAVFQNMNILNDSHADTVGIFGADHVYRMDIRQMLKVHQKNDADVTVAAIPYNIKEAHSFGIIGVDKHWRMIDFKEKPKRPMPIPGDKSKALVSMGIYIFNAEFLKKAIIKDAANKKSSHDFGKSIIPSVYKKARVMVYDFSRNAYPGMTKDEKGYWRDIGSIDAYWKSSMDLVSVTPVFNLYNHMWPIRTAMDPSPPAKFVFADEQNKRVGTATDSLVSEGCIISGGRISRSVLSPNVRINSYSLVEESILFENVNVGRYAKIRRAVIDKNVDIPPNTVIGYDLKKDRKKYFVSEKGIVIIPKGAKI, encoded by the coding sequence ATGCCAAACGTTATCGCTTTTGTACTTGCAGGTGGAGAAGGTACCAGGCTCAGGCCTTTGACGCAGGACCGTGCCAAACCGGCGGTCCCTTTCGGCGGACGTTATCGTATAATCGATTTTGTCCTTTCCAACCTTGTCAACTCAGGCATCTACAAGATAAAGGTCCTTACCCAGTTCAAATCGGAATCTCTTAACCGGCATCTTAAAAAAGGATGGTTCATAAGCCCCATTCTCGATCAGTATATCGACCCTGTCCCTGCCCAGATGAGGACCGGAAATACATGGTATCAGGGGAGCGCCGATGCCGTGTTCCAGAACATGAATATCTTAAACGACTCCCATGCCGATACGGTGGGCATCTTCGGAGCCGATCATGTATATCGAATGGACATCAGGCAGATGCTAAAGGTCCATCAGAAGAACGACGCCGATGTGACCGTTGCCGCGATCCCATACAATATAAAAGAGGCTCACTCATTCGGCATCATCGGTGTCGACAAGCACTGGCGGATGATCGATTTCAAGGAAAAGCCAAAAAGGCCCATGCCCATTCCGGGTGACAAGTCAAAGGCCCTTGTTTCGATGGGTATCTACATATTCAACGCGGAGTTCCTTAAAAAAGCTATCATTAAGGACGCCGCCAACAAAAAGTCCTCGCACGATTTTGGAAAGAGCATAATCCCTTCTGTCTATAAAAAGGCCAGGGTGATGGTCTATGATTTCTCGCGAAACGCCTACCCCGGCATGACAAAGGACGAAAAGGGCTACTGGCGAGATATAGGTTCCATAGACGCCTACTGGAAATCGTCGATGGACCTTGTGAGCGTCACGCCGGTATTTAACCTTTATAACCATATGTGGCCCATTAGAACCGCGATGGACCCGTCACCTCCGGCCAAGTTCGTCTTTGCGGATGAGCAGAACAAGCGCGTCGGCACGGCGACCGATTCGCTCGTTTCCGAAGGATGCATCATCTCCGGCGGACGCATCTCCAGATCCGTACTTTCACCAAACGTGAGGATAAACAGCTATTCGCTGGTCGAAGAATCGATACTTTTCGAAAATGTGAACGTTGGAAGATATGCAAAGATCAGACGCGCGGTCATCGACAAGAACGTGGACATCCCCCCCAATACGGTCATCGGCTATGACCTAAAGAAGGACAGAAAAAAATATTTCGTATCGGAAAAAGGGATAGTTATCATTCCAAAGGGAGCCAAGATATAA